In Archaeoglobus profundus DSM 5631, the sequence TTACCTAAATCGTAAAACCTCAGAAATACAGCCAAAATTACAATGGCAATCCTTATCCACTTTCGCATGCCGTGAGTAGTTCATCTGAAGAAATACTTTACTCGTAACCAGCAATCTTGTAGTAACCGTAACGCGGGCAGTACAGTTCTCCCTTCTGTTTGAGTTTTTCGAGAACTTCTATAGCCTTATCCTTAGGAACCTTCGAGTTCTCCGCCCTTTCAAGTATCTCCTCCTCTGGAGCGCCCCAAGGTGTCGAGCTTTCGAGCTCCTTCACTATGTTCTTAATAATGGCAATCCTATCCCTCTGAACAGCGGAAACTCCGCTTATTGCGTAATCTATATCCAGCTTGCCCGTTTCTGGATCGATTGCAATCTGCTTTATGCTCTCCTCAAATATCCTTATCGCTCTCTCCGCATCCTCAACAGTTGCAACGTTACTCAGCCTTATCTTGGCCGAAGCTTCGGTTAACCTTCTCAAAGCTTCAAGTTGTCTTGCGGTAATTGCGATAGCTCCTTGCTCCTTGCTTCTCATTCTCAGATCGATGTAGTAGTCGATTATCTTCTGCTCCGCCTCTGGTGTGAGAACTATATCCTTTATCTCATTCCTCGCAAAGAGTATGTACTTCTTGAAGAGTTCGGGATCAATCTTCGGCTTTTTGGATTCCGTATCGCTTGTAAGTATCGTCTTGGCTATTTCCTTGTCCCTAACTTCATCAGGCTCATCTAAAACGACGAATATTAGGTCGAATCTTGAAAGGAGTGGAGGATCGAGGTCTATCTGATCTACTATAGGTTCGTGCTTGTCGAACCTTCCCCTCTTCGGATTTGCACAAGCCAGTATCGAACATCTCGTGTTTAGTGTTGCGTTTATTCCCGCCTTAGCTACCGTAATCGTGTTATGTAAAATTAAACCGTGTGATACGAAGAGGTGGTATGGTTCAACCGTTATGTCGTAGACCCACTTTGAATCTCTGTTTTCAATAATTTCCACTTTCCTAACTTTAAGAAATCTTATGTTTCCTTCAATGTATCCTTTGACTATCTCGACTTTCCTTTTTAAATCTTCGAGTCTCTCTTTTGCGAACTCTAAAAGCGGTGTGGGGTCTTTCTTCAGTCTGTACCTCAGTGTTGAGTATTTTACACCAAGTTTTTTCGCCACTTCGGTTAATCTTACAACCCTCTTGGCGGATTCGATCTTTTTATTGATGTTTTCCGAATTCAGTCCATCCTCGACAGCCTTTATAACCTCTTCGACAATCTTTAACCTGTCTTTTAAGGTTTTTCTGTGTGCGTTGAAATTTCTCGAAATGTTGTTTGTAAGGTAACCGTCATTTAATCTCAAAGCGTTTAAAACATCCCTTAGAATTTCAGTAATTTCCTTAGGTAAGATGTCTCTATCGTTTCTGCGATTCTTAGAGCGTTCAAGTATCTGTAGTATTCTGCAATATCTCGGATCGTCCTTAACAATCTCAGAAAATTTCAAAATGCTGTCGTAACCTGAGATGACTACCTTGTAACATCCTTTCCATTCGTAGATATAAGAGTTTATACCTATCGAAAGTAGAAGATCGTGAAGGTCTTCAGCCATCGCCTTGGATGTCGTTGTCAATCCAACCCTGTATTTGTCAACGAAACCGTCACCCTTAAAGAAACCATTTATAAACGCTTCCTTGATGTCCTTACTTCCACCCATCACAACGTAAGGTATCCTTTTCTCTTTGGCTTTGGCAAATATCTCTGGACAGAGATTTCTAAGTCTGTTGTAGAAGTTCTTTGAGTTTATCCTAACTATTGACAAAGGTAACTTGCAGTTAGTGTAATTTTTCGTTTCTTTGAATTTCAAATTGAGTTTACCAGCAATTCTTTTGAATTCCTCTACATAATTCTTGCAAGTGTTTGTAAACCCAACTTCGTAAACTTTGTCATACGTGTAGCCGTCGGAAAGGATGTATCCTAAGAGCTTCGCCAAATCCTTGGATATTACGTTCTTAGTCAGAGTTTCATACCACCTTATTGCCGGGACTAAACAACCCTCCTTAACTTTTTCAGCGGGAACTTCAACTATATTCCCATCTTTCCAAACGAGCACGGGATGCTCGGGTGTTACGGTTACGCTCCTACCGTTACTAAACGTTATCCTCACAAACTTCTTCGGTGCTATGTGTCTACTCACCCTGTCCGCTTTAGTTATTACGATTTTCTTAGTGTTCAAATCGTATCCTAAGACGAAAACGTCATCAACTGGCAAAATTTCGGTGTCCTTTCCTACAATAACTTTATCTCTGTTCGATTCTATTAGACTGTCCACAAACTCTCCTATCCTTACCTTTCTTCCATCCGCAAGCAATATTTCGGTATCCTTGTGATAACTCTGTTGCTCGAGGCTTTCGAGCATATACCTCCTGTCCTTTTTGTCCATCTTCTCCACTTCATCGATTAAAGCTATACCCCTATCTGCCAAAACCAAAGCTCCAGCTTCGAGGGTCCATCTTCCATCATCTGCCTTAACTGCCGTGACCGTATTGTGAACGACTATACCGTTGGCTATGAAACTGTGCGTATTCTCAACAGTTAAATCGTAAACGAAGTCAAATGGAGAATTTATTATCTCTAAATTCTTTATCTTCTCCCATAAAACATCCGAATTTGCTAAGAATTCGAGTAACCTTATCCTTTCATCTCCGTTGCATGAATTTTTCAGTATTTCAACGATCTCCCTCAACTTATATCTCGAAACGTTTTTTCTCTTCGAATTGAACCCTCTAATGTTGATTCCATACTTCTTTATGATCTCATCTATAACTTTTCCCACTCCTGGAATTACATCCAAGTTCGGGTTTGATTTCTTGTATCTCCTCAGCTCTAAAAGTTTCTGCAACTTCCTATTTTTCTCAGGATTTTCGAATCCGATGTATTTTGCAAACTTTTCAATATTTTCACCGTAAATTATCAAGGAATACCTATCGTGTCTACTAACGACATCTTTTCCGTTAATTACATTGGTTTTACCTTTTACGTCCCTTTTTCTAAGGTGTGCAACTATTCCGAATCTGAGAAGGGCTAACTGTAGCTTTTTGGCTAAATTCTTGCTTGTCGTGTCTAACTCTACTATCGAAGAACCTTTTCTTCTTATAACTACACATCCATCGCAGTCAAACAATCCCCTTATGAATCCAGCTAAGATTTCATTAGGCAATGACAGTAGAATTGGTGTCATGTCGAGCTTTGATGACTTCGGTGAGGGCGGAATACCAAGTTTCCTTAGCAGATGAGCTACGATTTTTGAGCTGAATTCAACCGTTGGAACCTTATTCTTACGAGCTACATCTTTAGCCTCTATGCCGAAAATATCTCGAAGAAGCTCCTTAAACCTTCTTCTAAGCTCGTCACAGCTATTAGTAAACCTTATAACGAATCTGTCGAAGTTGCCAACGATACATCCATCTCCTGCAATCAATCCTGCAAGATATGCAAGTCTTTCATCCACATAAATTGGTATCTTTATTCTTCTTCCAGCCCTTAGAGACACTTCACTTACTTCTTTTGCAACATCCACCCAGCTAACTCCTGTAATTTCAACGAGTTTTCTGAGATGTTTCATTTTGATGTTTCCTCTTGCGTTGTCTTTAACCCAGTTGTGAATCAAGCTGTTTTCGTAAGTTCCGATCATCTTGGATAACTCTTTTTTGGATATTCCAAGCTTGGACGTTGCAACATCGACGAGCTTCTTAACGATTCCCTTTACACCATAAATTATCAAGTTGTCGAGGTCTGAAAGTAGTTCAAGCGTAGTAACAACTTTACCCCTATGCTTCAATCTCCTTACGGTAGCAACGTAATCTTGCTTAGTTAAGTCCTTTGCGGGTTTCCAAGATACCTTACCATCTTCTAAAACCATAACTTTCGTTTCTGGCGTTACTATCAGTTCTTTACCAGTTTGAGTTGTTATTCTAACCAACTTTACAGGTGATTTAAGTCTCCAAACCTTCTCAACAGCCTTCTCGGAAATTTTTGCATCGTTAAGAGTTAGCACACTAACTCCCTTAACTTCGGAATACTCCGCAATTTCGTTGTACTTCACTGATGATTTCATATTCTCTTCTACGAACTTTTCAATTTCCAATGCACAACTGTCAGTGAATACGATCGAGTCTGGTGCTACACACAATCCAGCACCAGTTGAAGCATAACCCGTTGCCAAAATAGCTCTTGGAGCCACCTGCTTTACAGCCCTCAGAATCTGAGATTTTGAAGTTGCAGGGTCACCGACGAGTAGTATGTGAATATCTCCCCTCTGCTTCGTTCCGTCAGGATTAATCCTCGTTATTCCACCGAAGAGCTGAAGAACTATAGCTTCCTTAATAACGTCGTAGCCTTTAATCGAAGGGGCTATCGACTGAACAAGGAGATCGTAAATGTCCTTTCTCTTTGCAAGTTTTCGAATCTCCTCCTTATCCTTTTCCGTGATCTGAATGTTCCTAACATCCTGATCTATGAATTCAATTGAGTTAGCTTCTAAATAGACGTCAAGCTCTGCTTTGAACTTCTTACCACCTTTTATCCTCAGTATTCCGTTGATTATGACCTTATCTCCCGGCAGAACCTTACCAGCCAGATCGTCGTATAGATAAACATCCAAGAGCTTCGGAGGTTCTGAGCTTTCCAAATTTTCTGGTAAATCCTGAATCTGAATCTTCTGAATGTCCGTAAGCTCACTTCTGTCCACGTTGAGAATTAGATTTCTTTCCCCACATCGCTCGCACTTGAAAGGTCTCTGTACAAATCCGCCATCAACTTCAACGTGATAATCCTTTCCACAACTCGGACATTCAAAAACGGCATACTTCAAAACTGGTTTTGGCTCGTAAACCTTTCTAACAATTCCCTCAACAGAAACGAACTTGTTTATGAACATGTGGTTGAGATTTTTTATTAGCATTCTCTTTGGCAGATTTACGAATCTGACGTTAAAATCTCTGATATCCACATCGTACATTCTGCATATATCCCTTACAGCCGATTTTATCAGATTTATAACGGTATCTGGCTTCTTTTCAAGCTCATCTTCAAGGCTTCTCGAATAGAGAAAATTTCTTAGTCTATTTTTAACGTCTATCTCAATTGAAGGCTTAACGTGACCATTCTCCCCGTATTTAGCTACCAATTCTTTTATCTTATCCTCACAATAATTTTCGATGAACTCCCTCCAAACATCGATCATTGTAAAGTGAGATTAGCATCCCAAGATTTAAGCTTAATTGGAACGATAAAAATATCAAAATGCTCAAATCTTTCTAAAAATTGCGCTTGCTGTTAGAATAACTCCAACTAGAGCGACTGTAGAACCTAAGATCGTATTAGGTATCAAGAAAGATCCTAACACCAATAGAAGTCCTACGATGAAAGCTACGCCACCCTTCATAAGGTCAGTTTGCCAGAGAGTAAATATACGAAACGGTTTAATTATGAGTGCGCTACGAGCGGGCATGGGTCAAACGATTGCAGAGAAGATTTTGAGTGAGAAAAGTGGGAAAGAAGTTTACGCGGGAGACTTGGTCGTTGCGAAGATCGATCAAATAGCGTTGCAAGATGGAACAGCACCTTTAGCCATAAGAAGGATTAGAGAGCTTGGGAGAGAAGTAAAGGCTGGCAAAATAACTCACTTCTTTATAGATCACGCTTCTCCACCCCCACGTAAAGAATTGGCCAACGATCAGAAGCTGATAAGGAGCTTTGCAAAGGAGATAGGGGCTGATATGAACGACGTTGGTGATGGCGTGATTCATCAGGTGATGATCGAAAAGCACGTCTGCCCAGGAGATTTGGCTGTTGGTGCGGATTCACACACGTGCACCTATGGTGCTTTGGGAGCTTTCGCTACTGGTATGGGTTCCACCGACATTGCAATAGCGATGGTTTTGGGTAAGAACTGGTTCAGAGTTCCGGAGACATTTAGAATTCAAATCGACGGAAGCTTGCCGAAAGGCGTGTTTGCTAAAGACTTGATTCTGCACATAATAGGAGAGTTGGGGGTTGATGGTGCAACCTACAAGGCTTTGGAGTTTCATGGAGAAACTATCAAAGCTATAGACATGGACTCTCGTTTGACTATGGCAAACATGGTTGTTGAATGTGGTGCGAAGGTCGGTTTGTTTGAAACTGACGATGTTACGAGGAGATTTCTCGCTGAAATGGGAAGAGAGAACTGTTTTAAAAAGATCAAAGCCGATGAAGATGCAAATTATGAGAAAGAGCTTTACTTCTCTGCCGAAATCGAGCCTATGATTGCAAAACCTCACAACGTCGATAACGTGGTTCCAGTTAGCGATGTTGAAGGAGTCAAGGTCGATCAGGTTTACGTAGGAACTTGCACGAACGGTAGATTGAGCGACATTGAAATCGTTGCGAAGATGCTAAAAGGTAGAAGGGTTCACAGAGACGTGAGGCTGTTGGTCTGTCCAGCGAGCAGGAGAGTTTATCTAAAGGCACTCGAACTCGGCTATCTCAAAACGATAGTTGAAGCGGGAGGTGTAGTTCTACCACCGGGTTGCGGTCCTTGCGTAGGTATTCACATGGGAGTCTTGGCTGATGGAGAGGTTTGTTTATCAACTCAGAACAGGAATTTCAAGGGTAGGATGGGTAATCCTAACGCGGAAATATACTTAGCATCTCCAGCAACTGCAGTTGCAACTGCAATAAAGGGTGAAATAGCCGATCCGAGAGAGTTCTTATGAATTTTTAATTTTTTTCATAAAAATCATTCTCAGGAATTTCCTTTGGTGAAAATCTCTTCTGGCGTTCTTCCTCAACTATCTTGCCCTGACCCATAAAGATTATCTCTCCAGTTTCCTTAGCAAATCCCTGTTGTCTAAAGCTTGAGTTTGAATTTTCCAGCCAAGTCTGTATGAAGGGTATGTATCATCAACTCCAATCATCAATGTTGTGATTGTAGCCGGAGTCGTTGGCTTTTCTGGAGCTTTCTGTGCACGGCCCAAGGACAGTAATCCCACAACCAGCACGGTCTTTTCGTGGACATAGTGATGGTAGGCGTTGTATATATACCAAACGTTTTATAGCCTTACGAGAACATGGGGCAATGCTGAGCTATCACTGGAGCATACTCAAGGCTTTGAGAGACAATCCCGAAATTCTCATCGAATCTCAAAAAAGGAGGGGAGAGAATGTTGAAATCGTTTACAAAGCTATAGAACTTGACAAACTCTACAGAAAGCTGATGAAGGAACTTGACGAGCTGAGACACGATAGGAACAGGATTTCTCAGGAGATTAGGAAGGCTAAGAGTCAAGAGTTGATAGCAAAAGCTAGGGAAATTTCACAGCTAATCAAGGAGAAGGAGAACGAGCTTAAGAAGGTAGAGAAAGAGCTTAAGGACATTTTGCTTTCAATTCCGAACATAATTCACGAGAGCGTTCCGATTGGAGAGAGCGATGAGGACAACGTTCCAATAAGGTTCTGGGGTAAGTGTAAGGTTTACAGAGAGCATTTAGATGCGTTCCTCAAGCAAACCGAAGGTTTCAATGTAGATTATGAAGTCATAGACAAACCGGTCATAGGTCATGCAGACTATGTCGAAAAGTTCGGATTCGTTGATACGCTTAAAGCGGGAAAGGTTGCTGGCTCGAGATTCTACTACATGTTCGACGATCTAGTATGGTTAGATTTCGCACTGATGATGTACGCTTTGGATTTCTTAGCCAAGCAGGGGTTTAGGGTGGTTATGCCACCCTACATGCTGAACAGGAAAGCCTATCAGGGTGTAACGGCCCTGAGCGATTTCGAGGAGATGCTGTACAAGATTGAGGATGAAGACCTGTATCTGATTGCAACATCGGAACACCCTTTAGCGAGCATGCACATGAACGAGGTTTTAGCTGAAGACGAATTACCTTTGCTTTACGCTGGAGTCAGTCCCTGCTTCAGAAAAGAAGCTGGCGCTCACGGCAAAGACACGAAGGGAATATTCAGAGTTCACATCTTTAACAAGGTTGAGCAGTTCGTCTACTGCTTACCTGAACAAAGCTGGGATTGGCATGAAAAGCTGATAGAGAATGCTGAAAAGCTCTGGCAGGGTTTGGGGATTCCTTACAGGGTTGTGAACGTATGCTCTGGAGATTTGGGTATAGTTGCATCTAAAAAATACGACTTGGAAGCTTGGATGCCAGCCCAAGGAAAGTTCAGGGAGATGGTCTCGTGTAGCAACTGCACGGATTGGCAGAGCTTCAGGTTGAATATAAGGTATGCGGAGAAGAAAGGGGCTCCTTCAAAGGGATTTGTTCATACGCTCAACTCAACTGCAATAGCTACGACAAGAGCTATAACGGCTATAATTGAGAACTTCCAGCTTGAGGATGGCAGGGTTGAGATTCCCAAAGTGCTCAGGAAGTATCTTGAGCCGATTGAATCCGCTCCAAAGGAGTTCATCGAGCCTAAGAAGGATTGATTAATAGATTACAATACCACAAAATTGATTTAAACTTGGGAGTAACTACACCTACCGATGATGAAAAAACAGTACTGATAAGTGATGAATTTGCCGATTTCTGAGGCTAAATCATTTTCTTGACTTTTTCGACAATTTTTGGTAAAATTTCACCGGCCTTTCCGTAAACAACGATGTCAAACAACCAATCCTTGTCAGTTGGATCTTTATTTATTAAAACGAGCTTAGCCCCACTCTCCTTTGCTATAAAAGGCAAACTCGCAGCGGGATAAACCTGAAGAGATGAACCTACAACGATGAAAAGATCAGACTTCTTAGCTTCCTCTATAGCTTCGTTTAGCACGTCTCTTGGCAGTTGTTCACCAAAGAAGACTATCCTCGGCTTTAAATATAAACTACCGCAATTTTCACATTTGATGTCGTCAATTTTGCTAATTATTTCCTCCCACTCGTAAGTCTTTCCACATTTAAGGCAGTCTACGTATTTCAGAGAACCGTGTAGCTCCAAAACCCTTCTACTTCCAGCTTTTTGATGAAGCATGTCTATGTTTTGAGTTATGACAGCCTTGACTATCCCCATTCTCTCAAGCTCTGCAATTGCGTAATGCCCAGCGTTAGGCTTTGCTTTTGTTTTTACAATTAATTCCTTTGCAAAAGCCCAGAATGCTCTTGGATTTCTCATAAATCCATAAATTGATGCAACCTCTTCAGGATCGTATTTACTCCACAAACCGTTCGCACCTCTAAATGTTGGTATACCGCTCTCGGCTGAAATGCCAGCACCTGTAAACACTACAGCGTGCTTCGAATTCTTCAGAAGTCTTGCGATATTATCTATGACCATGTTTAGACATCGGTGAAAAAATTTATTAATTGACTCCTAGTGCTAAGCCTTATGGCGAGAAGAAAGGCTAGAGTAAAGGACAAGTGGAGTATGAAAAAGTGGTATACGCTCATCGCTCCTGAATACTTCGGTCTAGCTGAGATTGGAGAAACACCAGCAGATGATCCGAGCAAAGTGATAAACAGAACGGTTGAGGTTACTCTGGCAGAGCTAACGAACGATTATTCGAATCAGAACCCGTACAAGAAGCTGATATTCAAGGTTTACAGAGTCTCCGGCGAGAACGCGTACACAAAGTTTCATAGATTTGAGATGATGAGAGAGTACATCAACAGCCTAATCAGGAGAAGGACGAGCAAGATAGATGATGTTATCGATGTTACAACAGCTGACGGCTACGTTTTAAGGGTTAAGCCAGTCGCTTTCACCGTCAAGAGATGCAAGACTTCTCAGAAGAGCGCTATCAGGAAGATAATGAGAGAGATTATCATCAACAACGCAAGCCAGAAGAACTTCGTCCAGTTCTTGCAAGAGTGCATCTTGGGAAGAATTCCTTCGGAGATTTACAAGAACGCAAAGAAAATATACCCGCTCAGGAGAGTTGAAATAAGGAAGATCGAGCTTCTGGCTGAACCAAAGCAAGTTGAAGTTGAACAGCCACAGCAGGCTGAAGCTGTAGCTTCTTAACATGTTTTCAGAGGGTTTTGAAAAATTTGTTCTCAAGTTGAATTATCCAAAGCACTGCATTTTTTGCGAGGGTCTCGACTTATCCATTAAAGAGCCTAAGCACCATCCATCTTACGAGATAACCACAGCCTGCAACCTAAATTGCATCTACTGCTACTCCAAAGTTGCCGTGAATAGAGGAACGGCTCCCAAGGAGGGATACTACGGCGATTTGAATCCTAAGGTTGTAACGATCTCGCAGTATGGGGAGCCGTTACTGGCTGGAGTTGATAAAGTTGCAAAGATAATTGAGAAGTTGAGGGAGATTTTTGGAGATGTAAGAATCGATCTGCAAACGAACGGAACGATTGATTTCACGGATTTGGACGGTTTGATAGACATTGCGATGGTAAGCTTAGATGTGGCAAATTCTGAGAGCTACAAGATCGTTACTGGAAAGGACAAATTCCACGATGTTCTCGAAAACATTGAGAATGCCGTGAATATGGACTGCATTTTAACCGTCAGGTCTGTTTTTCTTCCAAACTTTAACGATTCTGAGCTTGTAAAGCTAGCCAAAATTTTGGGTGATATTGGTGTGGATGAGCACTTCATCCAGCCCTGCTCCGTCTATAACGACTGTTTGAACGATCTGCTCTCCGTCGGTTTTGATGTCGAGAGATCAAATAGCCTCTACGATTATCTTAAGGTCGTTTACGATTGTAGCGAGTTTGTAAATGTGGTCATTCCGGGATGTATAAAGGCCGTTTTGGACGAAATATTGAAGCAGTTAGAAGATTTGAGCGATTTGAAGTTTGTTAGGAGAAACTCGATTGCAAGAGAACCGCCAAAGATTAGGAGGGAGTGGAGGTTTGTAATCGATGTCTAGGTCATCCTCTTCTCAACGTACCTTCCCCTAAGCTCTATCTCCTCAGCCCTCTTTATAACCTCTTCAGCCTTTTCGTAAACTTCTCTATAACCTCTAATAAACGCTTCTTTTAGCCTTTCCCAGTTGTCAAAACTCGCTTTGAGAGATTCGAAGTAGACATGCAAATCAACCCCCTTCGGCTCTACTCTGTCCTCAATGAATGCCAAACCAAAATCGACAAAGTAAATCTTACCGTCGCTTAGAATCATGTTCATCGGTGTCACATCTCCGTGAATTATACCGACTCTGTGCATCTTAGCAACTAACCTCCCGATTTCCTCGCTTATCTCTTCGCTCATTACCTCTTTGACTGGCTTTCCCTTGATTCTCTCCATGACTATCTTATCACCTTCAATGTCTAAAATTATCGGAGTGGGAACTCCCTGCCTCCTTGCAAGAGATATTATCTTAGCTTCAGTTTTAGTTCTACTTCTCCTCAAAATCTCATCCAAGTTGGGGTGTCTGTATCGCTTAGGCTTTCTGATCTTCTCAACAATGTTCTCGTAAATTCTAACCTCCGCCTCTCCACCCAAGTAAACTCTCTCAAGCTTTCCGTAATTCAGCATTATCTCACTCCCTTACAAAATGAGGAACAAATCCGTATTTCTGATAGATTCTCTGTGCCTTCTCAGATTTTATAAACTCCAAGAAAGCTTCCGCATTTTCAGGATTCGGAGCGTTCTTAAGCTTGGCTATGTAATAGTTCACCCTGTCACTCATGTCTATCTCAACCTCAACCATTTCAACTGGTAGTCCTTTCATCCGAGCGTAGATGGCCTCAGTGGCCCAAACCCAGCCAGCATCAGCCTTACCTTTCAAAATTCTCTCTGGAGTCTCCCTATGATGAACTAGTGTGTAGATCGTCGTACCCTCTCTAGCTTTCTTTTCCATTATCTTTCTCCTAAGCTTTTCCCCACCAACCTCAAGATACATCTGCACGATATACTTACCTATGTCCTCGTTCTCTGGATTTGGATGAGATACTACAATGTCGTCTCTTGCCAAATCGAATATCGACCTTATTCTCTTCGGATTACCTTTAGGAACCATTAGAACTATGCGGTTGTGCAGGTAAACGAAGTAATCGTCTATAAGCCCTTTCTCCTTGAGCA encodes:
- the modA gene encoding molybdate ABC transporter substrate-binding protein, producing MIEIPEDRGKDIHGLEYPDEAELILFMAGNQFMVMDELLQAFREEYGIEKIFYETLPPGLLLKQILEGAKYRDVVLPQIPDVYSSVSEDSMKLLKEKGLIDDYFVYLHNRIVLMVPKGNPKRIRSIFDLARDDIVVSHPNPENEDIGKYIVQMYLEVGGEKLRRKIMEKKAREGTTIYTLVHHRETPERILKGKADAGWVWATEAIYARMKGLPVEMVEVEIDMSDRVNYYIAKLKNAPNPENAEAFLEFIKSEKAQRIYQKYGFVPHFVRE